The following are encoded together in the Kribbella voronezhensis genome:
- the ypfJ gene encoding KPN_02809 family neutral zinc metallopeptidase: MKFNPDADLDTSGVEDTRGSGGGGGGLLPGGMGIPVGGGIGGIILLVVILLLNGGLPGGGGGGSDQPVTRNTAPGNLDSCKKGTDLTSNPECRFVFYQNSIEGFWAAELPRRGKKYTRAPLRVFDGSVNTGCGPATSAVGPFYCPPDQRVYLDIGFFRTLEQELGAKGGNFAEAYVVAHEYGHHIQNLYGILDRIKSREGPTSDSVRSELQADCLAGIWTHHATTAVDKDGDKLITGLTEDDISRGLDAAAAVGDDRIQKRAQGRVSPETFSHGTAEQRMKWFKTGMDSGDMTACDTWSANPL, encoded by the coding sequence GTGAAATTCAATCCAGACGCCGACTTGGACACCAGTGGTGTCGAGGACACCCGCGGCAGCGGAGGCGGTGGCGGCGGTCTGCTGCCGGGCGGGATGGGCATCCCGGTCGGGGGCGGTATCGGCGGCATCATCCTGCTCGTCGTCATCCTGCTGCTGAACGGCGGCCTGCCCGGCGGAGGGGGTGGCGGCAGCGACCAGCCGGTGACGCGCAACACGGCGCCCGGCAACCTGGATTCGTGCAAGAAGGGCACCGACCTGACGTCGAACCCCGAATGCCGGTTCGTCTTCTACCAGAACTCGATCGAGGGCTTCTGGGCCGCCGAACTGCCGCGCCGGGGCAAGAAGTACACCAGGGCCCCGCTGCGCGTCTTCGACGGCTCGGTGAACACCGGCTGCGGTCCCGCCACCAGCGCGGTCGGGCCGTTCTACTGCCCGCCGGACCAGCGCGTGTACCTCGACATCGGGTTCTTCCGGACGCTCGAGCAGGAGCTCGGCGCCAAGGGCGGCAACTTCGCCGAGGCGTACGTCGTGGCGCACGAGTACGGCCACCACATCCAGAACCTGTACGGCATCCTCGACCGGATCAAGTCCCGCGAGGGCCCGACCTCGGACTCGGTCCGTTCCGAACTGCAGGCCGACTGCCTGGCCGGCATCTGGACGCACCACGCGACCACCGCTGTGGACAAGGACGGCGACAAGCTGATCACCGGCCTGACCGAGGACGACATCAGCCGCGGACTCGACGCGGCCGCAGCCGTCGGCGACGACCGGATCCAGAAGCGCGCCCAGGGCCGCGTCTCCCCCGAGACCTTCAGCCACGGCACCGCCGAGCAGCGGATGAAGTGGTTCAAGACCGGCATGGACTCCGGCGACATGACCGCCTGCGACACCTGGTCCGCCAACCCGCTCTGA
- a CDS encoding TadE/TadG family type IV pilus assembly protein, protein MLPDPGAGRGAWRRTVAYLRIDAPRANRLIDALRNHRGALSPAVAILAVMIFTLAGLVIDGGRQLGAKSRAVGYAQEAARAGVATIDFNSSEAKIDVSKAGAAVANFCAQVRTNDPAVTGCGATELDAEHLKVDVQIDNKTSFLGMVGIKNLTAKGQGEAHAEQGVKKADDSPTIPPIVVETSLEGPGAPITSANPPTIDFPCPSWTIGSPTPPWTPPIPLPFPASCKPTITPTDSPDPSGPNPSDTASSSKPTESGSSSAPPGGGAPAAPAVRSTE, encoded by the coding sequence ATGCTCCCTGACCCCGGGGCCGGCCGTGGCGCGTGGCGGCGTACGGTCGCCTACCTCCGCATCGACGCCCCCCGCGCCAACCGCCTGATCGATGCCCTCCGCAACCACCGCGGCGCCCTCAGCCCCGCGGTGGCGATCCTCGCCGTCATGATCTTCACCCTCGCCGGCCTAGTCATCGACGGCGGCCGCCAACTAGGCGCCAAATCCCGAGCAGTCGGCTACGCCCAAGAAGCCGCCCGCGCAGGGGTGGCGACCATCGACTTCAACTCCTCCGAGGCGAAGATCGACGTCTCCAAGGCCGGTGCCGCGGTAGCGAACTTCTGTGCCCAGGTGAGGACGAACGACCCGGCGGTCACCGGCTGTGGCGCGACCGAACTGGACGCCGAGCACCTGAAGGTCGACGTGCAGATCGACAACAAGACGAGCTTCCTGGGCATGGTCGGGATCAAGAACCTGACCGCGAAGGGCCAGGGCGAAGCACATGCCGAACAAGGCGTGAAGAAGGCGGACGACAGCCCGACCATCCCTCCGATCGTCGTCGAGACCAGCCTCGAAGGTCCTGGGGCCCCGATCACGTCCGCGAACCCGCCTACCATCGACTTCCCCTGCCCGAGCTGGACGATCGGTTCACCTACCCCACCGTGGACACCACCGATCCCGCTTCCCTTCCCGGCGTCCTGCAAGCCGACGATCACGCCCACCGACAGTCCCGACCCGTCCGGTCCCAACCCGTCCGACACCGCTTCCAGCTCCAAGCCGACCGAGAGCGGATCGTCATCGGCACCGCCGGGTGGTGGCGCCCCCGCCGCACCGGCCGTCCGGAGTACCGAATGA
- a CDS encoding TadE/TadG family type IV pilus assembly protein: MTLGNRAVRRLSARRSRRERGTMALEMVILAPLLLILFMFLLACGRYFQTSSQLENAARDGARAASQARSLSDAQKRVDDAVSRTMGQSVESCKTSAEGSITTAFTAGSPLSVEVTCTINYRDLGLLGIGGDTKITKKFSSSLDPYRGVRDAP; the protein is encoded by the coding sequence ATGACCCTGGGGAACCGCGCGGTACGCCGGCTGTCCGCGCGCAGGTCGCGGCGGGAGCGGGGGACGATGGCGCTGGAGATGGTGATCCTGGCGCCGCTGCTGCTGATCCTGTTCATGTTCCTGCTCGCCTGCGGCCGCTACTTCCAGACCTCCTCGCAACTGGAGAACGCGGCCCGCGACGGCGCCCGCGCCGCCAGCCAGGCCCGCAGCCTGTCCGACGCCCAGAAACGCGTCGACGACGCCGTCTCCCGAACGATGGGTCAGTCGGTCGAGTCCTGCAAAACCTCCGCCGAGGGCTCGATCACCACCGCCTTCACCGCCGGCAGCCCGCTGTCGGTCGAGGTGACCTGCACCATCAACTACCGCGACCTGGGCCTGCTCGGCATCGGCGGCGACACCAAGATCACCAAGAAGTTCAGCTCTTCCCTAGACCCCTACCGCGGTGTCCGCGATGCTCCCTGA
- a CDS encoding TadE/TadG family type IV pilus assembly protein, whose product MPPRRRSERGASSLELAILAPSILALIFISIQTALWLYGRSVALNAAQEGVSRLRLVQPPLYTAAIGEKVRSDIEAYAQQLGGNSLGDAQVKTPSYNNPEGQVSFTVTGETVSLVPGLTLKVSQTATGPIEQFEADDK is encoded by the coding sequence TTGCCGCCCCGACGACGTTCGGAGCGCGGCGCGAGTTCGCTGGAACTGGCGATCCTCGCGCCGTCGATCCTCGCGCTGATCTTCATCTCGATCCAGACCGCCCTGTGGCTGTACGGGCGGTCGGTCGCGCTGAACGCTGCCCAGGAAGGCGTCTCCCGGCTCCGCCTGGTCCAGCCGCCGCTCTACACCGCGGCGATCGGCGAGAAGGTCCGCTCCGACATCGAGGCGTACGCACAACAGCTCGGCGGTAACTCCCTCGGCGACGCCCAGGTCAAGACCCCGTCGTACAACAACCCCGAGGGCCAGGTGTCGTTCACGGTCACCGGCGAGACCGTCTCGCTGGTCCCCGGCCTGACCCTGAAGGTGAGCCAGACGGCCACCGGCCCGATCGAACAATTCGAAGCCGACGACAAGTGA
- a CDS encoding type II secretion system F family protein, whose protein sequence is MMWAYLTGALAGLGVFLLVRMFIRPSANVLSTIARIDAGRAGYTSAATASAAGERVLGGVDKARETLGRRLEQEANARGWAFGRLRRDLAVMNQPFATMLATKVFFALGALVFIPFILFLASYVGFGAPGASPAVVTLAAMTFAFFLPDLTLRKEAEQRRRDFRHVVGSFLDLVAMNLAGGRGLPEALMTASTIGDHWAMARIRQALANARLIGITPWDAMARLGEDLGVEELRDLASALALAGDEGAKIRASLLSRAASLRRKELADVEGKAGERSQSMLVAQLVMCAAFMLFLGYPAGASILGS, encoded by the coding sequence ATGATGTGGGCTTATCTGACGGGTGCGCTGGCGGGGCTCGGCGTGTTCCTGCTGGTCCGGATGTTCATCCGGCCGTCCGCGAACGTGCTGTCCACGATCGCCAGGATCGACGCCGGCCGGGCCGGGTACACGAGCGCGGCCACCGCGAGCGCGGCCGGCGAGCGGGTGCTCGGTGGTGTCGACAAGGCCCGGGAGACGCTGGGCCGGCGGCTGGAGCAGGAGGCGAACGCGCGCGGCTGGGCGTTCGGCCGGCTCCGCCGCGATCTGGCGGTGATGAACCAGCCGTTCGCGACGATGCTTGCCACCAAGGTGTTCTTCGCCCTCGGCGCGCTGGTGTTCATCCCGTTCATCCTGTTCCTGGCGTCGTACGTCGGCTTCGGCGCGCCGGGCGCGTCGCCGGCGGTTGTGACGCTGGCCGCGATGACGTTCGCGTTCTTCCTGCCGGACCTGACGCTGCGCAAGGAGGCGGAGCAGCGACGCCGCGACTTCCGGCACGTGGTCGGCAGCTTCCTCGACCTGGTCGCGATGAACCTGGCCGGTGGCCGCGGTCTGCCCGAGGCTCTGATGACCGCCTCGACGATCGGCGACCACTGGGCGATGGCACGGATCCGGCAGGCCCTGGCGAACGCCCGGCTGATCGGCATCACGCCCTGGGACGCGATGGCGCGCCTCGGCGAGGACCTCGGCGTCGAGGAGTTGCGCGACCTCGCGTCCGCGCTGGCGCTGGCCGGTGACGAGGGCGCCAAGATCCGCGCCTCGCTGCTGTCGCGGGCGGCATCGCTGCGGCGCAAGGAACTCGCGGACGTCGAGGGCAAGGCGGGGGAGCGGTCGCAGTCGATGCTGGTGGCGCAGCTGGTGATGTGTGCCGCCTTCATGCTGTTCCTCGGCTACCCCGCCGGCGCGTCGATCCTGGGCAGCTGA
- a CDS encoding type II secretion system F family protein, producing MTDRTLLALICGAVVGGAVLLLIVALRGTEPREETPSLFRRSSSVDNRKQLIRLGAGVAVGLLVLVVTEWLVLAVALGLLAALADRFFGGTGEERRAIDRLEALATWTEALRDTIAGAVGLEQAIPATAVNAAPAIKPALNLLVDRLRIREPLPSALMRFADDLDDPSADLIVAALVLNSRLRGPGLREVLSALADSAREELDVRRKVAAERRSTRRSVQVVVAITLLVAATLVLFNPTYVQPYTSFVGQFVLFLVILLYAVGLVWLRRLAKIEVPERFLIRSDNKRAARAGDDRMEVVGG from the coding sequence ATGACGGACAGAACTCTGCTGGCCCTGATCTGCGGCGCGGTGGTCGGCGGCGCGGTCCTGCTGCTGATCGTGGCGCTGCGCGGTACCGAGCCGCGGGAAGAGACGCCGTCGTTGTTCCGGCGGAGCAGCAGCGTGGACAACCGCAAGCAGTTGATCCGTCTGGGCGCCGGCGTCGCGGTCGGCCTCCTCGTTCTCGTCGTCACCGAGTGGCTCGTGCTCGCGGTGGCGCTGGGACTGCTGGCCGCGCTGGCCGACCGGTTCTTCGGCGGCACCGGTGAGGAACGCCGCGCGATCGACCGGCTGGAAGCGCTGGCCACCTGGACCGAGGCGCTGCGCGACACGATCGCCGGCGCGGTCGGGCTGGAGCAGGCGATCCCGGCGACCGCGGTGAACGCCGCGCCGGCGATCAAGCCCGCGCTGAACCTGCTGGTCGACCGGCTGCGGATCCGCGAACCGTTGCCCTCGGCATTGATGCGGTTCGCGGACGACCTGGACGACCCGTCGGCCGACCTGATCGTCGCCGCCCTGGTCCTGAACTCCCGGCTGCGCGGCCCGGGTCTGCGCGAGGTGCTCAGCGCCCTGGCCGACTCGGCCCGCGAAGAACTCGACGTACGCCGGAAGGTCGCCGCCGAGCGCAGGTCGACCCGGCGCAGCGTGCAGGTGGTGGTCGCGATCACCCTGCTGGTGGCGGCGACGCTGGTCCTGTTCAACCCGACGTACGTGCAGCCGTACACCAGCTTCGTCGGCCAGTTCGTCTTGTTCCTGGTCATCCTGCTGTACGCCGTCGGCCTGGTCTGGCTGCGGCGGCTGGCCAAGATCGAGGTGCCCGAGCGGTTCTTGATCCGCTCGGACAACAAGCGGGCCGCCAGAGCCGGCGACGACCGGATGGAGGTGGTGGGCGGATGA
- a CDS encoding CpaF family protein, which translates to MITDQELVRKLRTQVAERLNEQRRRDQVNGVPPMSAEDEREYARSLIVQVLEDHARYELAEGRTPPTPEDDAQIAGAIHSALFGVGRLQPLIDDLDVENIDINGYDQVFVQYGDGREERPGPVAESDEELVELIQVLAAHAGLTSRPFDSANPQLDLRLPDGSRLSAVMGVTSRPAVSIRRARLGRVFLKDLVANGTMSEDIASFLRAAVAARKNVMIAGATNSGKTTLLRALANEIPPHERLITVERSLELGLGEFKDLHPNVVAFEERLPNAEGVGEVSMADLVRRSLRMNPSRVIVGEVLGDEIVTMLNAMSQGNDGSLSTIHSNSSLEVFNRISTYAIQSQERLPMEATQMLISGALDFVVFVRKHNDYQTGGTMSRFVESIREVTGWDGRVLSGEVFAPGPDGRAAAHAPIACMDELEHFGYQPMVHGRWA; encoded by the coding sequence GTGATCACCGACCAGGAACTGGTCCGCAAGCTGCGGACCCAGGTCGCGGAGCGGCTGAACGAACAGCGCCGCCGCGACCAGGTGAACGGCGTACCGCCGATGAGTGCCGAGGACGAACGCGAGTACGCGCGGTCCCTGATCGTGCAGGTGCTCGAGGACCACGCGCGGTACGAGCTGGCCGAAGGGCGGACCCCGCCCACGCCGGAGGACGACGCGCAGATCGCCGGCGCGATCCACTCGGCGCTGTTCGGTGTCGGCCGGTTGCAGCCGCTGATCGACGACCTCGACGTGGAGAACATCGACATCAACGGGTACGACCAGGTCTTCGTGCAGTACGGCGACGGCCGGGAGGAACGGCCCGGCCCGGTGGCCGAGAGCGACGAGGAGCTCGTCGAGCTGATCCAGGTGCTGGCCGCGCACGCCGGCCTGACCAGCCGCCCGTTCGACTCGGCGAACCCGCAGCTGGACCTGCGGCTGCCCGACGGTTCCCGGTTGTCGGCCGTGATGGGCGTGACGTCGCGGCCGGCGGTCTCGATCCGGCGCGCCCGGCTGGGTCGCGTGTTCCTCAAGGACCTGGTTGCCAACGGCACCATGTCGGAGGACATCGCCTCGTTCCTGCGGGCCGCCGTGGCCGCGCGCAAGAACGTGATGATCGCGGGCGCGACCAACTCCGGCAAGACGACCCTGCTGCGCGCGCTGGCGAACGAGATCCCGCCGCACGAGCGGCTGATCACCGTCGAGCGCTCGCTCGAACTCGGCCTCGGTGAGTTCAAGGACCTGCATCCGAACGTGGTCGCGTTCGAGGAGCGGCTGCCGAACGCCGAGGGTGTCGGCGAGGTCAGCATGGCGGATCTGGTCCGCCGCTCGCTGCGGATGAACCCCAGCCGGGTGATCGTCGGTGAGGTGCTCGGCGACGAGATCGTCACCATGCTGAACGCGATGAGCCAGGGCAACGACGGCTCGCTGTCGACGATCCACTCGAACAGCTCGCTGGAGGTGTTCAACCGGATCAGCACCTACGCCATCCAGTCGCAGGAGCGGCTGCCGATGGAAGCCACCCAGATGCTGATCTCCGGCGCGCTCGACTTCGTGGTGTTCGTCCGCAAGCACAACGACTACCAGACCGGTGGCACGATGAGCCGCTTCGTCGAGAGCATCCGTGAAGTGACCGGCTGGGACGGCCGGGTGCTGTCCGGTGAGGTGTTCGCGCCCGGGCCGGACGGCCGCGCGGCCGCGCACGCGCCGATCGCCTGTATGGACGAACTCGAGCACTTCGGCTATCAGCCGATGGTGCACGGACGCTGGGCGTGA